The Candidatus Goldiibacteriota bacterium HGW-Goldbacteria-1 genome includes a region encoding these proteins:
- the phoU gene encoding phosphate transport system regulatory protein PhoU, with the protein MERHFDEELEALKKNVLKMAAMVDDAVHKSVESLVDMDVEMAEKLIEDDQIIDLLEVEIDRQCLELLAKRQPMAVDLRFITSLQKINNDLERIGDLAINVAHASIYLAKHPPLKPLVDIPKMEEETRKMLRQAVSAIVEKNSAAAREICLKDSEIDSLYVQVFREILTYMMEDNNNIKRGIRLILVAKHIERMADHVTNIAEDVVYMLEGKTIKHHIDE; encoded by the coding sequence ATGGAAAGGCATTTTGATGAAGAACTGGAAGCCCTTAAAAAAAATGTATTAAAGATGGCGGCGATGGTGGATGACGCTGTGCATAAAAGCGTTGAATCGCTTGTGGATATGGATGTGGAAATGGCGGAAAAACTTATAGAGGATGATCAGATAATAGACCTGCTTGAAGTGGAAATAGACAGGCAGTGCCTGGAACTGCTGGCAAAAAGGCAGCCCATGGCGGTGGATTTAAGGTTTATAACGTCGCTGCAGAAAATAAATAATGATCTGGAACGCATAGGCGATTTAGCAATAAATGTGGCTCATGCCTCTATTTACCTGGCAAAACACCCTCCGTTAAAACCGCTTGTTGACATTCCAAAAATGGAAGAAGAGACAAGAAAGATGTTAAGGCAGGCGGTAAGCGCGATAGTTGAGAAGAATTCCGCGGCAGCAAGGGAAATATGTTTAAAAGACAGCGAAATTGACAGCCTGTATGTTCAGGTTTTCCGCGAAATTTTAACGTATATGATGGAAGATAACAATAATATAAAAAGGGGAATAAGGCTTATACTTGTAGCCAAACATATAGAAAGAATGGCTGACCATGTGACAAATATAGCCGAAGATGTGGTCTATATGCTGGAAGGAAAGACAATAAAACACCACATAGATGAATAA
- the pstB gene encoding phosphate ABC transporter ATP-binding protein: protein MVENTLSIKAVDFNFYYGSHHALKNINLDVMKNKVMAMIGPSGCGKSTFLRSINRMNDLIEGTHTKGTLLFGGMDVNEKSVDVTRLRREVGMVFQKPNPFPKSIFENVAYGLRVNRLFKGEAELNLKVEESLREAGLWDEVKDNLNKNAYDLSGGQQQRLCIARALVIRPEVILMDEPTASLDPISTAKIEELIQELKKNYTIIIVTHNMQQAARVADNTAFFMMGELAEYGETSKIFTKPDKKITEDYITGRFG, encoded by the coding sequence ATGGTAGAAAACACACTAAGCATAAAAGCGGTTGATTTTAATTTTTATTACGGCAGCCATCACGCGCTGAAAAACATAAATCTTGATGTAATGAAAAATAAAGTGATGGCAATGATAGGCCCTTCCGGATGCGGAAAATCCACTTTTCTTCGCTCCATAAACAGGATGAATGACTTAATTGAAGGGACACATACCAAAGGCACGCTTTTATTCGGCGGAATGGATGTAAATGAAAAAAGCGTGGACGTGACAAGGCTGCGCCGTGAAGTTGGGATGGTTTTTCAGAAACCAAACCCGTTTCCAAAATCCATATTTGAAAATGTCGCTTACGGGTTAAGGGTGAACAGGCTGTTTAAAGGGGAGGCGGAACTGAATTTAAAAGTGGAAGAAAGCCTGCGTGAAGCCGGGCTTTGGGATGAAGTAAAGGATAACCTGAATAAAAACGCGTATGACCTGTCCGGAGGCCAGCAGCAAAGGCTTTGCATCGCGCGCGCCCTTGTAATAAGGCCGGAAGTAATATTAATGGATGAACCCACAGCATCGCTTGACCCGATTTCAACTGCGAAAATTGAAGAATTGATACAGGAACTTAAAAAGAACTACACTATAATAATAGTCACGCATAATATGCAGCAGGCCGCAAGAGTGGCTGATAATACGGCATTCTTTATGATGGGAGAGCTTGCTGAATACGGCGAGACATCTAAAATATTCACAAAGCCGGATAAAAAAATAACGGAAGATTATATAACAGGCAGATTCGGGTAG
- the pstA gene encoding phosphate ABC transporter, permease protein PstA — translation MKDTNPEKQAIDKKRYAQQSAGFIVLKACVLSVVLSLIVLIGFIVVKGFGALSVDFFIKFPENGMSEGGIFPAIMGTFLLSTGAILFALPLGVLTAVWLTEYSTNMKMVRLLRIGINSLAGVPSIVFGLFGLAFLVKFMQFGVSLLSGIVVLGIMVLPTIIVTAEEALLSVPKSFKEASLALGATRWQTMYKVILPNAISGILTGVILGIGRAAGETAPIMFTAATFFTIKLPDSLFSEVMALPYHIYALMTEGSQAGQMEIAYGTALVLLMLVLAVNAAAIAIRIKARRGRKW, via the coding sequence ATGAAAGACACCAATCCGGAAAAGCAGGCAATAGATAAAAAAAGATACGCCCAACAGTCAGCCGGCTTTATTGTGCTTAAAGCCTGCGTGCTGTCTGTCGTATTATCGCTTATTGTGCTTATAGGTTTTATTGTTGTAAAAGGTTTCGGGGCGCTTAGTGTTGATTTCTTTATAAAATTTCCTGAAAATGGAATGTCAGAAGGCGGAATTTTCCCGGCTATTATGGGGACTTTTTTACTGTCCACAGGCGCTATACTTTTTGCCCTGCCGCTGGGAGTGCTAACAGCAGTCTGGCTTACAGAGTACAGCACCAATATGAAAATGGTAAGGCTTCTAAGAATAGGAATAAATTCGCTTGCCGGTGTGCCGTCAATTGTTTTCGGCCTTTTTGGGCTTGCGTTTCTTGTAAAGTTTATGCAGTTTGGCGTGTCGCTTTTATCCGGAATTGTTGTGCTTGGGATAATGGTGCTTCCCACTATTATAGTCACGGCAGAAGAAGCGCTTTTGTCTGTCCCCAAATCATTTAAAGAAGCTTCGCTGGCGCTTGGCGCCACAAGGTGGCAGACTATGTACAAAGTAATTCTTCCCAACGCTATTTCCGGAATATTAACCGGGGTAATACTGGGCATAGGCCGCGCCGCCGGCGAGACCGCGCCTATTATGTTTACGGCCGCCACTTTCTTTACCATAAAACTGCCGGATTCGCTGTTTTCTGAAGTGATGGCGCTTCCTTACCATATTTACGCTTTAATGACAGAGGGCAGCCAGGCAGGCCAGATGGAAATCGCCTATGGAACCGCGCTGGTGCTGCTTATGCTTGTGCTTGCGGTAAACGCGGCAGCGATAGCAATAAGAATAAAAGCAAGGAGAGGGAGAAAATGGTAG
- the pstC gene encoding phosphate ABC transporter permease subunit PstC, with product MKKNFIERALPMVSFISILFLFGIAMTLIVSAVPAFREYGIISTLTGKVWRPTDDPPLFGMWPLILSSFYVTFTAIAIAVPLGVGAAVYLAEIAPAKVREIIKPALEVLAGIPSVVLGFFGIVFLAPLVKNIFHLDTGLTGFTAAILLAIMSVPTIASITEDAVTAVPKELRHASLALGGTKWETIIRVSVPAAKSGILTGIILGISRAMGETMTVLMAAGGSRGIPDNIFVPMRPMTACIAGEMGETVVGDSHYYMLFAMGLILFIFNIIFNIIAENIKKGKNK from the coding sequence ATGAAAAAGAATTTTATAGAGCGGGCTCTTCCAATGGTGTCATTTATCTCCATTTTGTTTCTCTTTGGCATAGCCATGACACTTATAGTTTCAGCGGTGCCGGCTTTCAGGGAATACGGAATAATATCCACACTGACAGGGAAAGTCTGGAGGCCCACTGACGATCCGCCTTTGTTTGGCATGTGGCCCTTAATACTGTCATCATTTTACGTTACGTTCACGGCGATAGCCATTGCCGTGCCGCTTGGCGTGGGCGCTGCTGTATATCTTGCGGAAATAGCGCCGGCAAAAGTAAGGGAAATAATTAAACCCGCACTGGAAGTGCTTGCGGGTATACCTTCCGTGGTGCTTGGTTTTTTTGGAATTGTATTTCTTGCGCCCCTGGTAAAAAACATATTTCATCTTGATACCGGGCTTACCGGTTTTACCGCTGCAATACTTCTTGCCATAATGTCGGTGCCGACAATTGCCAGCATTACAGAGGACGCGGTTACCGCTGTCCCTAAGGAATTAAGGCACGCGTCCCTGGCGCTTGGCGGGACAAAATGGGAGACTATAATAAGGGTATCTGTCCCCGCCGCCAAGTCAGGCATACTTACGGGAATAATTCTGGGAATTTCCAGGGCAATGGGCGAGACCATGACAGTGTTAATGGCAGCAGGCGGTTCAAGGGGAATCCCGGATAATATATTCGTCCCTATGAGGCCCATGACCGCTTGCATAGCAGGTGAAATGGGGGAAACAGTTGTGGGTGATTCTCATTATTATATGCTGTTTGCCATGGGGCTTATTCTGTTTATTTTTAATATTATTTTTAACATCATCGCGGAAAATATCAAAAAAGGGAAGAATAAATGA
- a CDS encoding phosphate ABC transporter substrate-binding protein: MKKFFKMAVVLSVMALAAGSAFAWDWPWAKKSENKISLTGSTTVLPIAQKAAEEFMKANPSVEVSVKGGGSGVGIAAIIDGSADIGNASRAIKAKEIINAKSKGVNAFGTEVAKDGIAMVVHKSNPVDAITINQLRDIFSGKITKWSQLGIGSGKIVAVSRDTTSGTYEVFSELVLRGAKLRDDSIMTVSNREVAENVKNTEGAIGYLGLAFLSDDMKVLKVEGVMATEANVINGTYKVARPLFMYTNGDPSGLVKQYIDYVLSPAGQKIVKEVGYVPVK; this comes from the coding sequence ATGAAAAAATTTTTTAAAATGGCAGTTGTATTATCAGTAATGGCATTGGCGGCAGGTTCGGCATTCGCGTGGGACTGGCCGTGGGCAAAAAAATCAGAAAATAAGATTTCACTTACGGGTTCTACTACGGTGCTTCCCATAGCGCAGAAAGCCGCGGAAGAATTTATGAAGGCAAACCCTTCTGTTGAAGTATCGGTAAAAGGCGGCGGTTCGGGAGTGGGTATAGCCGCCATTATTGACGGTTCCGCGGATATCGGCAATGCTTCAAGGGCTATTAAGGCAAAAGAGATAATTAATGCCAAATCTAAAGGGGTTAATGCTTTTGGAACTGAAGTTGCAAAAGACGGTATAGCAATGGTTGTGCATAAATCCAATCCGGTTGATGCCATCACCATTAACCAGCTGCGCGATATCTTCAGCGGAAAGATAACCAAATGGAGCCAGCTTGGCATCGGCAGCGGAAAAATAGTCGCGGTTTCCAGGGATACCACATCAGGCACATATGAAGTGTTCAGCGAGCTTGTTTTAAGGGGCGCAAAGCTTCGTGATGATTCTATAATGACGGTTTCCAACAGGGAAGTGGCGGAAAATGTAAAGAATACGGAAGGCGCCATAGGGTATCTTGGGCTGGCATTTTTGTCAGATGATATGAAAGTGCTTAAAGTTGAAGGGGTAATGGCAACAGAGGCAAATGTAATAAACGGAACGTATAAGGTTGCAAGGCCGCTTTTTATGTACACTAACGGAGATCCATCCGGGCTTGTAAAACAGTACATTGATTACGTATTAAGCCCTGCCGGACAGAAGATAGTAAAAGAAGTGGGTTACGTTCCCGTAAAATAA
- a CDS encoding two-component system response regulator, whose protein sequence is MEELIAIVDDEEDIAQLVAINLQKEGFKTKEYGDGKSFLKSLVKVKPALVILDLMMPEIDGLTVCKTMKKDNNTSDIPIIMLTAKSSETDKVLGLELGADDYVTKPFSPRELTARVKAVLRRPVRNKADKKIKAGSIVIDEEKHTVEVKGNNIDLTATEFNILKILILKKGRVFSREQLLESLWGDEKTVVDRTIDVHIKHLREKLGPAGKLIKNIRGVGYKAEE, encoded by the coding sequence ATGGAAGAGTTAATAGCAATAGTGGACGATGAAGAAGATATTGCCCAACTTGTCGCGATAAACCTTCAAAAAGAGGGTTTTAAAACTAAAGAATACGGCGACGGCAAATCGTTTTTAAAATCGCTTGTTAAGGTAAAACCCGCGCTTGTAATACTTGACCTTATGATGCCTGAAATTGACGGCTTAACAGTCTGCAAAACCATGAAAAAAGACAATAACACATCTGACATTCCTATTATAATGCTTACCGCCAAATCCTCTGAAACCGACAAGGTATTAGGGCTGGAACTTGGCGCTGATGATTATGTCACAAAGCCCTTTTCCCCGCGCGAGCTGACGGCAAGGGTAAAGGCGGTTTTAAGAAGGCCGGTAAGAAATAAAGCAGACAAAAAAATAAAAGCTGGAAGCATTGTAATTGATGAAGAAAAGCATACTGTGGAAGTAAAGGGAAATAATATTGACCTTACAGCCACTGAATTTAACATACTTAAAATTCTTATACTGAAAAAGGGCAGGGTTTTTTCAAGGGAGCAGCTGCTGGAAAGCCTTTGGGGGGATGAAAAGACAGTTGTGGACAGGACCATAGACGTCCATATTAAGCATTTAAGGGAAAAATTGGGGCCCGCGGGCAAACTTATAAAAAATATCCGCGGCGTGGGTTACAAGGCGGAAGAATGA
- a CDS encoding site-specific tyrosine recombinase XerD translates to MGGTDSIKGIREKYKGYTLYEKGLSKNTAAAYASDIEIFLKYMEERKETEVTEDSIVDFIFYMKSHKYSPLSIARALVSLRGLYKYMIKTKAADKNPFENLETFKTRKKMPEVLLKQDIDALLSSPDMSKPEGKRDRAIMELLYSSGVRVSELVNLELTDVDLDERVIRCFGKGSKERLVPIGEYVVDAIKNYLEVRMEIVKKFCPNLFVTKRGGKFTREGIWKLIKRYAKKEKIEKDVYPHIFRHSFATHLLAGGADLRSVQEMLGHSDIATTQIYTHIDRSGLKNLHKKYHPRG, encoded by the coding sequence ATGGGCGGGACTGATTCCATAAAAGGCATCAGGGAAAAGTATAAAGGGTATACCCTATATGAAAAAGGGCTTTCAAAAAATACCGCGGCGGCATACGCGTCTGACATAGAAATATTTCTTAAATATATGGAAGAGAGAAAAGAAACAGAAGTTACCGAAGATTCAATTGTGGATTTTATTTTTTACATGAAGTCGCACAAATACTCCCCGCTTTCAATAGCCCGCGCTCTGGTAAGCCTGCGGGGGCTTTATAAATACATGATAAAAACAAAAGCTGCCGACAAAAACCCTTTTGAAAACCTTGAAACTTTTAAAACGCGTAAAAAAATGCCTGAAGTGCTTCTGAAACAGGACATAGACGCTTTATTGTCATCGCCGGATATGTCAAAACCGGAAGGAAAAAGGGACAGGGCTATAATGGAACTTTTATATTCATCCGGAGTGCGCGTTTCCGAACTTGTAAACCTGGAACTTACCGATGTTGATTTGGATGAACGCGTGATAAGGTGTTTTGGAAAAGGGTCCAAGGAAAGGCTTGTCCCAATAGGGGAATACGTTGTGGACGCGATTAAGAACTACCTTGAAGTGCGTATGGAAATAGTAAAAAAGTTCTGCCCGAATCTTTTTGTAACAAAGCGCGGGGGAAAATTTACGCGCGAGGGTATCTGGAAACTTATAAAGCGGTACGCAAAAAAAGAGAAAATAGAAAAAGATGTTTACCCGCATATTTTTCGGCACAGTTTTGCCACACATCTTCTGGCAGGCGGCGCTGACCTGCGAAGCGTGCAGGAAATGCTGGGCCATTCCGATATTGCCACAACGCAGATTTATACCCACATTGACAGAAGCGGCCTTAAAAATCTGCATAAGAAGTATCATCCGCGGGGATGA